One Trichomycterus rosablanca isolate fTriRos1 chromosome 23, fTriRos1.hap1, whole genome shotgun sequence genomic window carries:
- the pkdc gene encoding uncharacterized protein pkdc isoform X2 produces the protein MKQEYQDLILEATSAASLQIGGKIQTLWSGYGQIVRVHLQGGERESVVVKHVEFPKDCSDTDLSHQRKVRSYQVETHWYQNYSTNEHCRIPECLAARSFGDEQLMVLEDLDAAGFPGRRTSVREAEIKACLRWLANFHGLFLGSPARALWPVGTYWHLQTRPDELEAMADRKLRAAAPEIDAVLNRCQFKTVVHGDAKLANFCFSEDGTRVAAVDFQYVGGGCELRGALKERVNFSELENEWRELYSFAWTDFHRFLLGWMPGHHKINRYSRRLTQEVLQKLRQRSDGAKR, from the exons atgaaGCAGGAGTACCAGGATCTGATCCTAGAAGCCACTTCAGCTGCCAGCCTGCAGATCGGTGGTAAAATCCAGACCCTGTGGAGCGGTTACGGTCAGATCGTGCGGGTTCACCTGCAGGGCGGCGAGCGCGAGTCTGTCGTGGTTAAACACGTCGAATTTCCGAAGGACTGCAGCGACACCGACCTTTCACATCAGCGCAAAGTTCGGTCCTACCAGGTGGAAACGCACTGGTACCAGAACTACAGCACTAACGAACACTGCCGTATCCCAGAATGCCTGGCGGCGCGGTCCTTCGGCGACGAGCAGCTGATGGTTCTGGAGGATCTGGACGCCGCCGGATTCCCGGGCAGAAGGACGAGCGTACGGGAGGCCGAGATCAAAGCCTGTCTGCGCTGGCTGGCCAACTTCCACGGCCTCTTCCTGGGCAGCCCGGCGCGAGCTCTGTGGCCCGTGGGTACGTACTGGCACTTACAGACGCGGCCCGATGAGCTGGAGGCCATGGCGGATCGAAAACTGAGAGCGGCCGCGCCGGAGATCGACGCCGTACTGAACCGGTGCCAGTTTAAAACCGTCGTACACGGAGACGCCAAGTTAGCCAACTTCTGCTTCTCTGAGGATGGCACACGCGTGGCAGCGGTGGATTTCCAGTACGTAGGTGGCGGCTGCG aGCTGAGAGGGGCGCTGAAGGAGCGGGTGAACTTCAGCGAGCTGGAGAACGAGTGGAGAGAGCTTTATTCCTTCGCCTGGACCGACTTCCACCGCTTTCTGCTCGGCTGGATGCCCGGGCATcacaaaatcaatcgatatagCAGGAGGCTCACACAGGAGGTGCTCCAGAAACTCAGACAGAGATCAGACGGAGCGAAACGTTGA
- the pkdc gene encoding uncharacterized protein pkdc isoform X1 has protein sequence MKQEYQDLILEATSAASLQIGGKIQTLWSGYGQIVRVHLQGGERESVVVKHVEFPKDCSDTDLSHQRKVRSYQVETHWYQNYSTNEHCRIPECLAARSFGDEQLMVLEDLDAAGFPGRRTSVREAEIKACLRWLANFHGLFLGSPARALWPVGTYWHLQTRPDELEAMADRKLRAAAPEIDAVLNRCQFKTVVHGDAKLANFCFSEDGTRVAAVDFQYVGGGCGMKDVIYFLGSCLDERECEKRADRYLDFYFSELRGALKERVNFSELENEWRELYSFAWTDFHRFLLGWMPGHHKINRYSRRLTQEVLQKLRQRSDGAKR, from the coding sequence atgaaGCAGGAGTACCAGGATCTGATCCTAGAAGCCACTTCAGCTGCCAGCCTGCAGATCGGTGGTAAAATCCAGACCCTGTGGAGCGGTTACGGTCAGATCGTGCGGGTTCACCTGCAGGGCGGCGAGCGCGAGTCTGTCGTGGTTAAACACGTCGAATTTCCGAAGGACTGCAGCGACACCGACCTTTCACATCAGCGCAAAGTTCGGTCCTACCAGGTGGAAACGCACTGGTACCAGAACTACAGCACTAACGAACACTGCCGTATCCCAGAATGCCTGGCGGCGCGGTCCTTCGGCGACGAGCAGCTGATGGTTCTGGAGGATCTGGACGCCGCCGGATTCCCGGGCAGAAGGACGAGCGTACGGGAGGCCGAGATCAAAGCCTGTCTGCGCTGGCTGGCCAACTTCCACGGCCTCTTCCTGGGCAGCCCGGCGCGAGCTCTGTGGCCCGTGGGTACGTACTGGCACTTACAGACGCGGCCCGATGAGCTGGAGGCCATGGCGGATCGAAAACTGAGAGCGGCCGCGCCGGAGATCGACGCCGTACTGAACCGGTGCCAGTTTAAAACCGTCGTACACGGAGACGCCAAGTTAGCCAACTTCTGCTTCTCTGAGGATGGCACACGCGTGGCAGCGGTGGATTTCCAGTACGTAGGTGGCGGCTGCGGTATGAAGGACGTGATCTATTTCCTGGGGAGCTGTCTGGACGAGAGGGAGTGTGAGAAACGTGCTGACCGGTACttagacttttatttttcagaGCTGAGAGGGGCGCTGAAGGAGCGGGTGAACTTCAGCGAGCTGGAGAACGAGTGGAGAGAGCTTTATTCCTTCGCCTGGACCGACTTCCACCGCTTTCTGCTCGGCTGGATGCCCGGGCATcacaaaatcaatcgatatagCAGGAGGCTCACACAGGAGGTGCTCCAGAAACTCAGACAGAGATCAGACGGAGCGAAACGTTGA
- the pkdc gene encoding uncharacterized protein pkdc isoform X3: protein MKQEYQDLILEATSAASLQIGGKIQTLWSGYGQIVRVHLQGGERESVVVKHVEFPKDCSDTDLSHQRKVRSYQVETHWYQNYSTNEHCRIPECLAARSFGDEQLMVLEDLDAAGFPGRRTSVREAEIKACLRWLANFHGLFLGSPARALWPVGTYWHLQTRPDELEAMADRKLRAAAPEIDAVLNRCQFKTVVHGDAKLANFCFSEDGTRVAAVDFQAERGAEGAGELQRAGERVERALFLRLDRLPPLSARLDARASQNQSI, encoded by the exons atgaaGCAGGAGTACCAGGATCTGATCCTAGAAGCCACTTCAGCTGCCAGCCTGCAGATCGGTGGTAAAATCCAGACCCTGTGGAGCGGTTACGGTCAGATCGTGCGGGTTCACCTGCAGGGCGGCGAGCGCGAGTCTGTCGTGGTTAAACACGTCGAATTTCCGAAGGACTGCAGCGACACCGACCTTTCACATCAGCGCAAAGTTCGGTCCTACCAGGTGGAAACGCACTGGTACCAGAACTACAGCACTAACGAACACTGCCGTATCCCAGAATGCCTGGCGGCGCGGTCCTTCGGCGACGAGCAGCTGATGGTTCTGGAGGATCTGGACGCCGCCGGATTCCCGGGCAGAAGGACGAGCGTACGGGAGGCCGAGATCAAAGCCTGTCTGCGCTGGCTGGCCAACTTCCACGGCCTCTTCCTGGGCAGCCCGGCGCGAGCTCTGTGGCCCGTGGGTACGTACTGGCACTTACAGACGCGGCCCGATGAGCTGGAGGCCATGGCGGATCGAAAACTGAGAGCGGCCGCGCCGGAGATCGACGCCGTACTGAACCGGTGCCAGTTTAAAACCGTCGTACACGGAGACGCCAAGTTAGCCAACTTCTGCTTCTCTGAGGATGGCACACGCGTGGCAGCGGTGGATTTCCA aGCTGAGAGGGGCGCTGAAGGAGCGGGTGAACTTCAGCGAGCTGGAGAACGAGTGGAGAGAGCTTTATTCCTTCGCCTGGACCGACTTCCACCGCTTTCTGCTCGGCTGGATGCCCGGGCATcacaaaatcaatcgatatag